One part of the Treponema sp. OMZ 787 genome encodes these proteins:
- a CDS encoding type II toxin-antitoxin system HicA family toxin, which produces MTGKEITKILKKNGWTIDRIKGSHHIFIKDDKTIPVPVHGNKDLPIGTVKNIFRLAGIKE; this is translated from the coding sequence ATGACAGGTAAAGAAATAACCAAAATATTAAAGAAAAATGGATGGACTATTGATAGAATAAAAGGGTCACATCATATCTTCATTAAAGACGACAAAACTATTCCTGTGCCTGTTCATGGAAACAAAGACTTACCTATAGGTACCGTAAAAAATATTTTCCGCCTTGCCGGAATTAAGGAGTGA
- a CDS encoding leucine-rich repeat domain-containing protein: MKQKKIVSRVVSLIFLMSVLGMGSLFAQKASPASDFKYDLNEAGDGIVIQAYLGKGGDVVIPSKIEDMPVVGLKLQMIHNFNFAPITSLIFPDSVTFIEFAEGESESIANKKLKKLVLPKNLKIIGDSLFAGAVNLTELVLPENLEEIGYTSFIEIGSDTKTGIKSIVFPKKLKKIGFRAFYMCNNIQSITIPESVEYIGEAAFGWCKNLVSVTMPKKQIEYDGDAFNNCPKLTLKERKKIKDTGYTGKF, encoded by the coding sequence ATGAAACAGAAAAAAATTGTTTCGCGTGTTGTATCTCTCATTTTTTTAATGAGTGTATTGGGTATGGGAAGCTTGTTTGCACAAAAGGCAAGCCCTGCATCCGACTTTAAGTATGACTTAAACGAAGCAGGAGACGGCATTGTAATTCAAGCTTACTTAGGTAAGGGCGGCGATGTTGTAATCCCCTCAAAGATTGAAGATATGCCGGTAGTAGGGCTTAAATTACAAATGATCCATAATTTTAATTTTGCGCCAATAACTTCGCTTATCTTTCCCGATTCGGTAACATTTATAGAATTTGCGGAGGGAGAATCCGAAAGTATAGCAAATAAGAAATTAAAAAAACTTGTTCTTCCAAAAAACCTAAAGATAATAGGCGACAGTCTATTTGCGGGTGCTGTTAATTTAACAGAATTGGTATTACCTGAAAATCTGGAAGAAATTGGCTACACTTCTTTTATCGAAATAGGAAGCGATACAAAAACAGGCATAAAATCTATTGTCTTTCCTAAAAAATTAAAAAAAATAGGATTTCGTGCTTTTTATATGTGTAACAATATACAGTCAATAACAATCCCTGAAAGTGTTGAATATATTGGAGAAGCAGCTTTTGGTTGGTGTAAAAACTTAGTAAGTGTAACTATGCCTAAAAAGCAAATCGAATACGATGGTGATGCCTTTAATAATTGCCCAAAACTAACCTTAAAAGAACGCAAAAAAATAAAAGATACCGGCTATACGGGAAAGTTTTAA
- a CDS encoding type II toxin-antitoxin system HicB family antitoxin gives MKYYCTLKKEDGVYYVAFPDLPHVFTFGNTKKEALEMAGEALNGVLESETSRGIKIALPNFISEYAVEVEPNIAFAIMLRKNRGNKTQIEVADKLNISYQQYQNLENPKKTNPTLKTIAKLQKIFDYKFINF, from the coding sequence ATGAAATACTACTGTACATTAAAAAAAGAAGACGGAGTTTATTATGTTGCTTTTCCTGATCTGCCGCATGTCTTTACTTTTGGGAATACAAAAAAAGAAGCCTTAGAAATGGCAGGAGAAGCATTAAACGGAGTTTTAGAAAGTGAAACATCACGTGGAATAAAAATAGCTCTTCCTAATTTTATTTCTGAATATGCTGTTGAAGTTGAACCTAATATTGCATTTGCTATTATGCTGCGTAAAAACCGAGGAAATAAAACACAAATTGAAGTAGCCGATAAACTAAATATATCATATCAGCAATATCAGAATTTAGAGAACCCTAAAAAAACAAATCCGACTCTAAAAACAATAGCAAAATTGCAAAAAATATTTGACTATAAATTTATAAATTTTTAA